In Chloroflexota bacterium, a single genomic region encodes these proteins:
- a CDS encoding ferritin family protein translates to MPDDLEEDFIALQTAMQIERDGYAFYTSVATTTADAQGKAVFRTLAEDELSHLRTLESAYQSLAEVKRWPPLEQGIADRKVRTPPIFPKAEKGEDDITPTSTSAPARGEGDHELSALRRGIQAERDSIAFYTEAAAQASDPSGKVMYQYLIEEEEGHLLILQGEYDYLTRTGHWFGIPEFDLEAEG, encoded by the coding sequence GTGCCAGACGATTTAGAAGAAGATTTTATCGCCTTACAAACGGCTATGCAGATTGAGCGTGATGGCTACGCCTTTTACACCAGCGTGGCCACGACAACCGCTGATGCGCAAGGGAAGGCAGTGTTCCGCACGCTAGCAGAGGATGAGCTGAGCCACCTTCGTACATTAGAGTCCGCTTACCAATCACTCGCTGAGGTTAAGAGGTGGCCTCCTCTAGAGCAAGGTATAGCTGACCGTAAGGTGAGAACACCCCCCATCTTCCCTAAAGCTGAGAAGGGTGAGGATGACATCACCCCTACCTCTACTTCAGCGCCAGCTAGAGGAGAGGGCGATCACGAGCTGTCTGCTCTGCGGCGAGGCATCCAGGCGGAGCGGGATTCCATCGCCTTTTATACGGAGGCCGCTGCCCAGGCCTCTGATCCCTCCGGCAAGGTGATGTATCAATATCTGATCGAAGAGGAGGAAGGCCACTTGTTGATCCTCCAGGGAGAATACGATTATTTGACCAGGACCGGACATTGGTTTGGCATCCCCGAATTCGATCTGGAAGCCGAAGGTTAG
- the lgt gene encoding prolipoprotein diacylglyceryl transferase gives MNGITINIDPVIFHLGNFALRWYGLAIVAAISVAILVAVREGQRKGIAADDIYAVAMWGAVVGIVGARLFHVVDRIGYYLANPTSILSFQQGGLAIWGGVAGGFVAGAVYARSKGIPLARLADVAAIALLSGQIVGRLGCIVNGDAYGGPTDLPWGFVYTHPAALIPRSLWGVPTHPYPVYEMIWNSAALALLWQLRTRLRTDGLLFCGYLFLYSLGRFFLTFVRQEEVWFWGLQEAQVLALVGLSISVLVTGYLIRKRRARKTLSAASC, from the coding sequence GTGAATGGCATTACCATAAACATCGATCCTGTTATCTTTCACCTTGGCAATTTTGCGCTGCGCTGGTATGGCCTGGCCATCGTTGCTGCTATCTCTGTGGCCATTCTGGTGGCAGTGAGGGAGGGCCAGCGTAAGGGCATCGCCGCAGACGATATCTACGCTGTAGCGATGTGGGGAGCGGTGGTGGGGATTGTTGGTGCCCGGCTTTTTCACGTGGTGGACAGGATTGGCTACTACCTTGCCAATCCGACCTCCATCCTCTCCTTTCAGCAAGGTGGACTGGCCATCTGGGGAGGGGTTGCTGGGGGCTTCGTCGCTGGAGCAGTATACGCCAGATCCAAAGGCATACCTCTAGCCCGCCTGGCCGATGTGGCCGCCATAGCACTATTATCTGGCCAGATCGTGGGCAGGCTGGGGTGTATCGTTAATGGCGATGCTTACGGGGGGCCTACCGACCTACCCTGGGGGTTCGTCTATACCCATCCCGCTGCGCTGATACCGCGCTCCCTGTGGGGCGTCCCTACTCATCCTTACCCTGTCTATGAGATGATATGGAACAGCGCGGCCTTAGCTCTGCTCTGGCAGCTGAGGACGAGATTGCGGACCGATGGCTTGCTCTTCTGTGGTTACCTGTTCCTCTACTCCCTGGGGCGTTTCTTCCTCACCTTCGTCCGGCAGGAAGAGGTGTGGTTCTGGGGACTCCAGGAGGCCCAAGTGCTGGCCCTGGTTGGCCTTTCGATCTCGGTTTTGGTTACAGGATATCTGATCAGGAAGAGGCGAGCACGCAAAACCCTCAGTGCTGCAAGCTGCTGA
- a CDS encoding mannose-1-phosphate guanyltransferase: MKAVVMAGGEGSRLRPLTVARPKPMVPIVNKPVIQHIFDLLKRHHITDVVVTVQYLASSIQDAFGDGSDLGLKITYSVEDTPLGTAGSVKNAQKELDDTFIVISGDALTDFDLTAIIDFHKQRRAMATLTLYHVPNPLDYGVIVTDEDGCIRRFLEKPGWGEVFSDTVNTGIYVLEPGIFDYIESGRSVDFSQDVFPQLLRQGEALYGYIASGYWCDVGNIAEYMQANADLLMGKVNLEPLGKHLGGDVWCESDDVEIAPDAQLYGHVWLGNSSKVKGGVIIHGPSVVHSYSIIDSRAHIDRCIIWRNSYIGEHSEVQGAIIGQQCSLKSKVMIFEGVVIGDLTTVGQGAIIQPNIKIWPNKEIEAGTRVSSSIVWGAQGRRVLFGRWGVAGLVNIDLTPEFVAKLGAAYGATLPRGATVAMNRDPHRSSRMLKRAMISGLPSAGVHVLDIKSMPIPVARYVTRVSDTIGGVHVRISPFDNRAIDIKFFDQHGFDVDRNAQRKIENIFFREDFRRVYMDEIGRITEAPQLVDLYVKHLVKSIDSSILHPGHPCLLVIDYANSTASSILQQILNQFGCNVVPINAAVEEDKLSRSAEEFQEDMRKLGLITKSLQAKFGARLDAGGEIVSVVDDQGELLPGWTLLAAVALLMLKENPGGNIAVPVTAPNVFEALAAMYGGNVIRTKASTHSLTTAASHERCILAGDENGGLVFPHFQPAMDGLHAIAKIHELLLKQNTELAEVVRSLPPYYITRTKVPCPWEDKGRVMRLLSEQYKDQRVRQIDGIKIELGEEWVLVLPDTDRPLFHIIVEATSSEGAKVLSEKYAALVSSLQH; encoded by the coding sequence ATGAAAGCAGTAGTCATGGCCGGTGGCGAAGGGTCGCGGCTACGCCCATTAACTGTGGCCCGCCCCAAACCAATGGTGCCCATCGTCAACAAGCCCGTCATCCAGCACATCTTCGATCTCCTCAAGCGACACCATATAACCGACGTTGTCGTCACTGTTCAGTATCTTGCCTCCAGCATCCAGGACGCTTTCGGCGACGGCAGCGATCTGGGCTTGAAGATCACCTATTCAGTTGAGGATACGCCCTTGGGGACAGCCGGAAGCGTTAAAAACGCCCAAAAAGAACTCGATGATACCTTTATCGTGATCAGCGGTGATGCCCTGACTGATTTTGATCTCACAGCCATCATCGACTTCCACAAGCAAAGGCGGGCCATGGCCACCTTGACGCTGTATCACGTCCCTAATCCCTTAGATTACGGTGTAATCGTCACCGATGAGGATGGATGTATCAGACGATTCCTGGAAAAGCCCGGCTGGGGCGAAGTCTTCTCCGACACAGTCAACACCGGCATCTATGTACTAGAGCCAGGTATTTTTGACTATATCGAGAGTGGCCGATCGGTTGATTTCAGTCAGGACGTATTTCCCCAGCTTCTCAGGCAGGGAGAAGCGCTCTACGGATACATAGCTTCGGGTTACTGGTGCGATGTAGGCAATATCGCTGAGTATATGCAGGCTAACGCTGATCTTTTGATGGGTAAAGTCAATCTGGAACCGCTCGGTAAGCATCTGGGTGGAGATGTCTGGTGTGAGAGCGATGATGTTGAGATTGCTCCCGATGCACAGCTCTATGGCCACGTTTGGTTGGGCAACTCCAGTAAGGTGAAGGGGGGTGTAATCATCCATGGACCTAGTGTTGTTCATAGCTATAGTATCATCGATTCGCGCGCCCATATTGATCGCTGCATTATCTGGCGCAATTCTTATATAGGGGAACACAGCGAGGTACAGGGAGCGATAATCGGACAACAGTGCAGTCTTAAGAGCAAGGTGATGATCTTCGAAGGGGTGGTGATTGGAGACCTGACGACGGTTGGGCAGGGAGCTATCATTCAGCCCAACATCAAGATCTGGCCAAATAAGGAGATCGAAGCTGGCACCAGGGTCTCCTCCAGCATCGTTTGGGGAGCCCAGGGACGTCGAGTTCTATTCGGGCGATGGGGCGTTGCTGGCTTAGTGAACATCGATTTAACCCCCGAATTTGTGGCCAAGTTAGGGGCTGCCTATGGGGCTACTCTGCCCAGGGGGGCGACGGTCGCTATGAATCGCGATCCACATCGCAGCTCCCGGATGCTTAAGAGGGCGATGATCAGTGGCTTACCTTCTGCGGGTGTCCATGTGCTGGATATCAAATCAATGCCCATACCCGTTGCCCGTTACGTTACGAGGGTGAGCGACACCATTGGTGGGGTACATGTGCGTATATCACCCTTCGATAATCGGGCCATCGATATTAAATTCTTCGATCAGCATGGGTTTGATGTAGATCGCAACGCCCAGCGCAAGATAGAGAACATCTTCTTCAGGGAAGACTTCCGCCGCGTCTATATGGATGAGATTGGCCGCATCACCGAAGCCCCCCAGTTAGTGGACCTCTATGTTAAACACCTGGTTAAGTCTATCGACAGCTCTATCCTACACCCTGGACATCCGTGCCTGTTAGTCATAGACTATGCTAATTCCACTGCTTCGTCGATCCTACAGCAGATACTCAACCAATTTGGTTGTAATGTCGTTCCCATTAATGCCGCCGTCGAGGAGGATAAGCTCTCACGCTCAGCGGAGGAGTTTCAAGAGGACATGCGGAAATTAGGGCTTATCACCAAGAGCTTGCAGGCTAAGTTTGGTGCACGCCTGGACGCTGGTGGGGAGATAGTATCTGTTGTCGATGACCAGGGAGAGCTGCTGCCGGGATGGACGCTTCTGGCAGCGGTCGCTCTACTGATGCTGAAGGAGAATCCGGGAGGCAATATCGCCGTGCCAGTTACAGCCCCCAATGTGTTTGAGGCGCTTGCGGCAATGTATGGTGGCAACGTCATCCGGACGAAGGCCAGCACGCATAGCCTTACCACTGCGGCTTCACATGAACGTTGTATACTGGCTGGTGATGAGAATGGTGGACTCGTCTTTCCCCACTTTCAACCGGCTATGGATGGCCTACATGCTATAGCTAAAATCCACGAATTACTGCTCAAGCAGAATACAGAACTGGCCGAAGTGGTACGGTCATTGCCCCCTTATTACATAACAAGGACGAAGGTGCCTTGTCCCTGGGAGGACAAGGGGCGGGTCATGCGCCTGCTCAGTGAGCAATACAAGGACCAGCGTGTGAGACAGATTGATGGAATCAAGATCGAGCTGGGCGAAGAATGGGTCTTAGTACTGCCGGATACCGATCGTCCCCTCTTTCACATTATAGTTGAAGCTACTTCGAGTGAGGGGGCAAAGGTACTCTCAGAGAAGTATGCTGCGCTGGTCAGCAGCTTGCAGCACTGA
- the nuoL gene encoding NADH-quinone oxidoreductase subunit L encodes MLSYLWLIPLFPLLSLLIITFFTLKRPRLSGYVTIVSIFGSFILSCLVLWLMLTGQFGSGGEHGRVLETSIAWFTIGQTQFHLGLLLDPLTAVMLIVVSAVSLVVQIYSQGYMAADPGYSRYFAFMSLFTMSMLGLVLANNFLMIYITWELVGLCSYLLIGFWYAKPEAAAAAKKAFIVTRFGDLGFLIGILILFYYTHTFNFTEVFRQAAGLGSTVLTLTAVLIFCGAIGKSAQFPLHVWLPDAMEGPTPVSALIHAATMVAAGVYLVARTMPLFAQSPEAMLVVASIGGFTALFAATMGLVMNDIKRVLAYSTISQLGYMMLGLGMGGSVAGIFHLMNHGFFKALLFLGAGSVMHSTGTADMRSMGGLRRVMPITFWTFAIASLSLAGIFPFSGFWSKDEILADALHGGQWLLFAMGIAGACLTAFYMFRIIFLTFFGVYRGHGVVAQPATAEHTSRRFSALAQTLEEKKDQTHTEHLGRLHESPWVMTIPLILLAIPSILSGLINVNGDFARFMGESKHVAVDPVVVGVSMSAALLGILLAYAMYSARWVSAERVGRTFAPIYNTLSHKYWFDDFYQAIIDKVVLGLSFAAQWFDLVVIDGIADGLGYALLATGRGLSRIETGRLQNYALAIFAGVAVIVGWLFLTGVIR; translated from the coding sequence ATGCTTTCCTATCTTTGGCTGATTCCCTTATTTCCGCTGCTCTCGCTATTAATCATTACCTTTTTTACCCTCAAGCGGCCTCGCCTCAGTGGGTACGTGACGATCGTCTCCATTTTTGGCTCTTTCATTTTATCCTGTCTCGTGCTCTGGCTTATGTTGACCGGCCAGTTTGGCTCTGGAGGCGAACATGGTCGCGTTTTGGAGACGAGCATCGCCTGGTTCACCATTGGCCAGACCCAGTTTCATCTTGGCTTGTTGCTGGATCCACTAACAGCAGTAATGCTCATCGTCGTTAGTGCAGTTAGTCTGGTAGTGCAGATTTATTCTCAGGGATACATGGCCGCTGATCCAGGTTATAGTCGCTACTTCGCCTTTATGTCCCTTTTCACTATGTCGATGCTGGGGTTGGTGCTGGCCAATAACTTTCTTATGATCTACATTACCTGGGAGTTGGTCGGACTTTGCTCCTATTTACTGATCGGGTTCTGGTATGCTAAACCAGAGGCTGCTGCCGCAGCCAAAAAGGCCTTCATCGTCACCCGTTTCGGCGACTTAGGATTTTTGATTGGCATCCTTATCCTTTTCTATTACACGCACACCTTCAATTTCACGGAGGTCTTTCGACAGGCAGCCGGGCTCGGCAGCACTGTTCTGACACTGACAGCTGTGTTGATTTTTTGCGGGGCTATCGGCAAGTCAGCCCAATTCCCCCTCCATGTCTGGCTACCAGACGCTATGGAAGGCCCAACCCCCGTCAGCGCCCTTATTCATGCGGCGACGATGGTGGCGGCTGGTGTATATTTAGTGGCACGTACTATGCCCTTATTCGCCCAATCGCCTGAAGCGATGTTAGTGGTAGCCAGCATCGGCGGCTTCACCGCCCTCTTCGCCGCCACAATGGGACTAGTAATGAACGATATCAAGCGGGTATTGGCTTATTCTACCATCAGCCAGCTCGGCTATATGATGCTAGGGTTAGGGATGGGTGGTTCTGTGGCCGGCATATTTCACCTGATGAACCATGGCTTCTTCAAGGCCCTGCTCTTTTTGGGCGCTGGCAGCGTTATGCACAGTACAGGGACAGCCGATATGCGCTCAATGGGAGGCCTGCGCAGGGTGATGCCCATCACCTTCTGGACTTTCGCCATCGCCTCTCTCAGCCTGGCTGGCATATTTCCATTTTCGGGATTCTGGAGTAAGGATGAGATCCTGGCTGATGCTCTGCACGGTGGGCAATGGCTACTGTTTGCTATGGGAATAGCTGGGGCGTGCCTGACGGCCTTCTATATGTTTCGGATCATCTTCCTCACCTTCTTCGGCGTCTATCGGGGCCACGGTGTAGTGGCCCAACCAGCCACAGCGGAGCACACGAGTCGCCGTTTCAGTGCTTTAGCCCAGACGCTAGAGGAGAAAAAGGATCAGACCCACACAGAGCATCTTGGGCGACTGCATGAATCGCCCTGGGTGATGACCATCCCTCTTATCCTGCTGGCCATCCCCTCCATTCTATCCGGTCTAATCAACGTGAATGGCGACTTCGCTCGCTTCATGGGCGAGAGCAAGCATGTTGCGGTAGACCCAGTCGTGGTTGGGGTCTCGATGTCGGCGGCTCTGCTGGGCATCTTACTCGCCTATGCGATGTACAGCGCCCGCTGGGTTTCTGCCGAGCGGGTGGGGCGTACCTTTGCTCCCATCTATAACACACTTTCCCATAAGTACTGGTTCGACGATTTCTATCAGGCCATCATTGATAAGGTGGTGTTGGGGCTATCCTTTGCGGCCCAATGGTTCGATCTGGTTGTCATTGACGGTATCGCCGATGGGCTAGGCTACGCTCTCTTAGCGACAGGCCGGGGCTTGAGCAGAATCGAGACCGGGCGTCTACAGAACTACGCTCTAGCCATATTCGCCGGCGTAGCGGTCATCGTAGGTTGGCTGTTCTTGACCGGGGTAATTCGCTGA
- a CDS encoding NADH-quinone oxidoreductase subunit J, producing MTDSVMTVSFYILSAILLGSALAVVFFRSLIYSAFSLALSFLSVAGLYILLRADFIAAVQIVIYVGAVMVLVLFAVMLTEQVHSPRSNPFSSQSIAAALMILILLGIMVVAIARTPWVVSPEVTVGPTAALLGRLLFTDFALPFEIASIVLLVAMIGAIIIARED from the coding sequence ATGACGGACTCGGTTATGACAGTCTCTTTCTACATACTCTCAGCCATCCTCCTCGGATCGGCCTTAGCCGTAGTATTCTTCCGCAGCCTAATTTACAGCGCTTTCTCTTTGGCCTTGTCTTTTCTCAGTGTGGCCGGGCTTTATATACTTTTGCGAGCGGACTTCATTGCTGCTGTGCAGATCGTAATCTATGTAGGCGCGGTCATGGTGCTCGTGCTCTTTGCTGTGATGCTGACCGAGCAAGTCCATTCACCGCGCAGCAACCCATTCAGTAGTCAGTCCATCGCAGCTGCCCTAATGATTCTGATCCTGTTGGGTATCATGGTGGTGGCTATCGCTCGTACACCTTGGGTAGTTAGTCCAGAAGTCACGGTAGGGCCAACCGCAGCCCTTCTCGGTCGGTTGCTCTTTACCGATTTTGCCCTTCCATTCGAGATAGCCTCCATCGTTCTCCTAGTAGCCATGATTGGGGCGATCATTATCGCCAGGGAAGATTGA
- a CDS encoding NADH-quinone oxidoreductase subunit M, producing the protein MIPGYLSLIIFLPLVGAIMIAILPKESGRAIKLTAAGFSLACLLLALLLFAQFDVSHSGPQFVEKSPWIPTFGVSYFLGVDGLSLPLVLLTALLTFLSVLASWNIALRVKEYFALLLVLEMGILGVFSALDLFLFFLFWEVELIPMYLLIAIWGGPRREYAAIKFVLYTFAGSAIMLVGIFALYFNSGLNTFDMLEIGKVHYPAVFQAIVFMLLFFGFAIKLPVFPLHTWLPDAHVEAPTAVSVILAGVLLKMGGYGMIRLCLSILPQAAHDYAFLIGILAVINVLYGAGVSMVQNDLKKMVAYSSVSHMGYVLLGIAALNELSLNGAVLQMFTHGTITGLLFLLVGCVYEKTHTRLISEMGGLAPRMPWLAVIFSMAGLASLGLPGMSGFIAEFLIFVGSFGTWKVFTILAAAGIVLTAGYILWMLQRVFFGPPRPQLADVGDARALELVPLVTLMAIIVLVGVYPAILTDVIQSGVMPLITLVGSHPGG; encoded by the coding sequence ATGATCCCGGGTTATTTGAGCCTCATCATCTTCTTGCCGCTGGTCGGTGCCATCATGATCGCCATACTACCAAAAGAAAGCGGGCGGGCCATAAAGCTGACTGCAGCGGGATTTTCTTTGGCCTGTCTACTATTAGCCCTACTACTGTTCGCCCAATTCGATGTATCTCACAGCGGACCCCAATTTGTGGAGAAGAGCCCCTGGATTCCTACCTTTGGCGTCTCCTACTTTCTGGGGGTCGATGGATTGAGCCTACCACTAGTTCTGCTCACGGCATTATTGACCTTTCTGTCCGTGCTCGCTTCCTGGAACATCGCCCTGCGAGTGAAAGAGTATTTTGCTCTTTTACTGGTCCTTGAGATGGGGATACTGGGTGTCTTTTCGGCGCTTGATCTCTTCCTTTTCTTCCTTTTCTGGGAAGTGGAATTGATACCGATGTACCTTTTGATCGCCATTTGGGGAGGTCCGCGGCGGGAATACGCTGCCATCAAGTTCGTTCTTTACACCTTCGCGGGCAGTGCCATCATGTTAGTCGGCATCTTTGCCCTCTACTTCAACTCAGGATTGAATACCTTCGATATGTTAGAGATAGGAAAGGTTCATTACCCGGCCGTCTTTCAGGCCATTGTTTTCATGCTCCTGTTCTTCGGTTTCGCTATTAAGCTGCCCGTCTTCCCCTTACACACCTGGTTGCCTGATGCCCACGTGGAGGCGCCTACAGCAGTGAGCGTGATCCTGGCCGGGGTATTGCTGAAGATGGGTGGCTATGGAATGATCCGCCTGTGCCTATCCATCCTGCCTCAAGCGGCCCACGATTACGCCTTTCTCATCGGCATACTGGCCGTGATCAACGTGCTCTACGGGGCTGGTGTCTCTATGGTTCAGAATGACCTGAAGAAGATGGTAGCCTATTCCAGCGTAAGTCATATGGGCTATGTGTTGTTGGGCATAGCTGCCCTGAATGAGCTGAGCCTCAATGGCGCTGTATTGCAGATGTTTACCCATGGCACCATCACCGGTTTACTGTTCCTATTGGTAGGATGCGTCTATGAGAAGACTCATACTCGGCTCATCTCCGAGATGGGCGGATTGGCCCCTCGCATGCCCTGGCTAGCAGTCATCTTCTCCATGGCCGGGTTAGCCTCGCTCGGCTTGCCCGGGATGAGCGGGTTCATTGCTGAGTTCCTGATCTTCGTGGGTTCCTTTGGCACATGGAAGGTCTTCACCATCCTTGCCGCAGCCGGCATTGTGCTTACGGCGGGCTATATTCTCTGGATGCTCCAACGCGTCTTCTTCGGTCCACCGCGCCCTCAGCTAGCTGATGTGGGAGATGCTCGCGCCCTGGAGCTCGTTCCCTTGGTTACTCTTATGGCCATCATTGTTCTTGTTGGGGTCTATCCGGCCATTCTCACTGACGTCATTCAGAGTGGGGTAATGCCGCTGATTACTCTGGTTGGATCACACCCAGGAGGATAA
- the nuoN gene encoding NADH-quinone oxidoreductase subunit NuoN, whose protein sequence is MNLFLLSPELVLCMLGLTLIALDLLLPRERKSLLPYVALVGLIIAAGFTLALSGQQGVSFGGALIVDHLSIFFRLLFLAGTALVVLASIDYVRYTGLPAGEYYASIIFAAIGMMLLASSRELITIYISLELTTIALCILTCLLKRDVKSTEAGLKYILLGALSSAALLYGMALVYGLSGSTILDDIRTALVTTGEEPALILALVFLVAGFGFKMASVPFHMWVPDVYEGAPTPVTAFLSVGSKAAGFVIVLRVFTTAFPAMQGIWLPLFAILAAVTMTLGNVVALRQTNIKRMLGYSSIAQAGYAMVGLSALSPSVTASLLFFLLAYTLTNLGAFIAVIAFSAQAGGDEIEDYNGLAKRAPLLAFGLTLCLLSLTGIPPMAGFTSKLYLFAEALGHGLSWLVVLGLLNSVVSMYYYLRVVRTMYVNVPVVEGMVYVSPPFRLAMWVAIGGMLLLGLYPAPFMEGAKSAVQALLLLAIQA, encoded by the coding sequence TTGAATCTCTTCTTGCTCTCTCCAGAGCTGGTCCTTTGTATGCTTGGGCTCACTCTCATCGCCCTTGATCTCTTGCTCCCAAGAGAGCGTAAATCTCTCTTGCCCTACGTAGCCCTGGTTGGTCTAATCATAGCAGCCGGCTTCACCCTCGCCCTTAGTGGTCAGCAGGGTGTCTCCTTCGGCGGCGCCTTGATTGTTGACCATCTTTCGATTTTCTTCAGGCTGCTCTTCCTGGCGGGGACGGCTCTGGTCGTTCTCGCTTCCATAGATTACGTACGGTATACAGGATTACCCGCAGGTGAGTACTATGCCTCCATCATTTTTGCGGCTATAGGTATGATGTTGCTCGCTAGCAGCCGTGAATTGATCACCATCTATATCTCCCTGGAACTTACTACCATCGCCCTGTGCATCCTAACCTGCCTTTTAAAAAGGGACGTTAAGTCGACCGAGGCAGGACTGAAATATATTTTGCTGGGGGCCCTATCCTCAGCAGCGCTACTTTATGGGATGGCCTTAGTCTATGGCTTAAGTGGAAGCACAATCCTGGACGATATCCGCACAGCGCTGGTGACGACCGGCGAGGAGCCGGCCTTGATCCTGGCCCTGGTTTTTCTCGTGGCCGGATTCGGCTTCAAGATGGCTTCTGTGCCGTTTCATATGTGGGTGCCTGATGTGTATGAAGGGGCTCCGACACCAGTGACGGCCTTCCTCTCCGTCGGATCCAAAGCAGCTGGCTTCGTCATCGTCCTGCGGGTGTTCACTACCGCCTTCCCGGCTATGCAAGGCATTTGGCTTCCGCTATTCGCCATCCTGGCAGCTGTGACGATGACCCTCGGCAATGTGGTAGCCCTGCGGCAAACCAACATTAAGCGCATGCTTGGCTACTCCAGCATCGCTCAGGCTGGGTATGCGATGGTCGGACTCTCGGCGCTCTCTCCCTCGGTGACCGCAAGCCTTCTCTTCTTTCTGCTGGCCTATACCCTGACGAACCTTGGTGCTTTCATTGCGGTCATCGCCTTTTCCGCTCAAGCGGGTGGTGATGAGATAGAGGACTATAATGGTTTGGCCAAACGTGCTCCGTTGCTTGCTTTCGGTCTGACTCTTTGCCTGCTCTCGTTAACGGGTATCCCCCCGATGGCTGGCTTCACAAGCAAGCTATATCTATTTGCAGAAGCGCTGGGACATGGCCTCTCCTGGCTGGTCGTACTCGGCCTGCTCAACAGTGTGGTGTCCATGTACTATTATCTGCGGGTAGTGAGGACGATGTACGTTAATGTTCCGGTGGTGGAGGGGATGGTTTACGTCTCGCCTCCCTTCCGGCTGGCCATGTGGGTAGCTATAGGCGGTATGCTGCTGCTGGGGCTATATCCAGCTCCATTTATGGAAGGGGCTAAGTCGGCCGTACAGGCTCTACTCCTCTTAGCGATCCAGGCATAG
- a CDS encoding rubredoxin produces MGKWQCSICGYIYDPATGDPDHGIAPGTSFTDLPDDWVCPECGAAKDLFEKIEP; encoded by the coding sequence TTGGGAAAATGGCAATGCTCAATTTGTGGCTATATCTACGACCCAGCGACAGGTGATCCAGACCATGGTATAGCACCGGGTACCTCTTTTACAGACTTGCCTGATGACTGGGTCTGTCCCGAATGTGGGGCAGCAAAGGACCTGTTTGAGAAGATAGAGCCATAG
- the nuoK gene encoding NADH-quinone oxidoreductase subunit NuoK, with the protein MSLEHYLILSALLFCIGLFGALAKRNAVAILMCIELMLNAVNIALVAFAHYTTPAYLVGQVFAVFVMTVAAAEAAVGLAIVLAVYRQRETISIDEINLMKW; encoded by the coding sequence ATCTCACTGGAACATTACCTGATCTTGAGCGCGCTCCTTTTCTGCATTGGGCTTTTCGGCGCTTTGGCCAAGCGCAACGCAGTAGCGATCCTGATGTGTATCGAACTGATGCTTAACGCCGTCAATATCGCTTTGGTAGCTTTTGCTCATTACACGACGCCGGCCTACCTGGTTGGACAAGTATTCGCCGTTTTCGTCATGACCGTCGCTGCGGCCGAGGCGGCTGTGGGATTGGCCATCGTCCTGGCCGTCTATCGCCAGCGTGAGACGATAAGCATCGATGAGATCAACTTGATGAAATGGTAG
- a CDS encoding NADH-quinone oxidoreductase subunit I, which produces MLGLGIGRGLLVTLRHFLSKPITVQYPEERLPVADRFRGPPVLSSDPVSGRELCIACGLCARACPHGNIAITRTVEADGSRRLLTYEIDIGRCLFCGLCEEACPVRPVRAVHMSHFYELAVEDRQPLVYDKERLLELGRKDKRSQ; this is translated from the coding sequence ATGCTTGGTTTAGGTATTGGTAGAGGGCTTCTTGTTACCCTCAGGCATTTTCTGAGCAAACCGATCACGGTTCAATATCCAGAGGAAAGGCTCCCTGTCGCCGACCGCTTTCGGGGGCCGCCGGTACTCTCTTCCGATCCGGTCAGCGGTAGGGAGTTATGCATCGCCTGCGGACTTTGTGCACGGGCCTGTCCTCACGGCAACATCGCCATCACGCGCACTGTGGAGGCAGATGGGAGCCGGCGTCTATTAACTTACGAGATAGACATCGGACGCTGTCTCTTCTGTGGATTATGCGAGGAGGCCTGCCCTGTTCGGCCGGTCCGAGCAGTGCACATGAGCCACTTTTACGAACTAGCGGTGGAAGATCGCCAGCCTCTCGTCTATGACAAAGAACGTCTTCTCGAATTGGGGCGAAAGGATAAGCGGAGCCAATGA
- a CDS encoding glutaredoxin family protein, producing MMDEEHHILFYTKEGCCLCDEAREILHRLRGRFSITIQEIDITTDSALYERYRNIIPVVIIDGQFSLGARIEEEDLCRYLQEGAEGFHE from the coding sequence ATGATGGACGAAGAGCATCACATTCTGTTCTATACTAAGGAGGGGTGCTGCTTGTGCGATGAGGCCAGGGAGATACTTCATCGCCTCAGGGGCAGGTTCTCTATTACTATACAGGAAATCGACATTACAACCGACAGCGCCCTCTATGAGCGCTATAGGAACATCATTCCGGTGGTTATCATCGATGGGCAGTTCAGCCTGGGAGCTAGGATAGAAGAGGAAGACCTATGCCGCTATCTGCAAGAGGGGGCCGAAGGCTTCCATGAATAG